The following coding sequences are from one Natrarchaeobaculum sulfurireducens window:
- a CDS encoding DUF7511 domain-containing protein, whose protein sequence is MTEGDQFDWGNVVSTPFEDQPPFRLGFVVIQNDDAPDELAIYTTDETAQNEWIVASEDAFVSLDDMQ, encoded by the coding sequence ATGACTGAGGGGGACCAATTCGACTGGGGGAACGTAGTGTCGACGCCGTTCGAGGATCAGCCGCCGTTCCGGCTCGGCTTCGTAGTGATCCAGAACGACGATGCGCCGGACGAACTGGCTATTTACACGACCGACGAGACGGCCCAAAACGAGTGGATCGTCGCCAGTGAGGACGCGTTCGTGTCCCTCGACGACATGCAGTAG
- a CDS encoding PAS domain-containing sensor histidine kinase, whose protein sequence is MHPRHELTKYVGSEDCAEESVSEFFGQLVEDIGVGVAAVGTNGTFIYVNDHYAGMLGRTKEDLIGRSVGEINTAFDQARFEEYWHSFSMNETHVAETVHRTASGETVPVRTNVTRVEIGGEPVNVGTIQDISELERRREQLDVLRRVLRHDLRNRLNVVSGYVDLIELELDSTDELHDHFTHIQTEIEHLLATSENSRRLENLLDESASGPSQRTKMVRLDRLLEEALARVRTKFPGVDVETVDPGPVRVRAAEYLGQAITHVLSNGILHNDSERPRIELGVTVGEERVVLSVADNGPGIPDERKDLVFGREETDQLHHGNGFGLFFVENVVEESDGEIWIEDNEPRGSIFKIALDLEPRAPVDRAERV, encoded by the coding sequence ATGCACCCACGCCACGAACTGACGAAATACGTCGGCAGCGAGGACTGTGCCGAAGAGTCCGTTTCGGAGTTTTTCGGCCAGTTAGTAGAAGACATCGGAGTCGGGGTGGCCGCGGTCGGGACCAATGGGACGTTCATCTACGTGAACGACCACTACGCCGGAATGCTGGGGCGTACGAAGGAAGATCTCATCGGTCGTAGTGTTGGAGAAATAAATACGGCGTTCGATCAAGCCCGCTTCGAGGAATATTGGCACTCGTTTTCGATGAACGAAACGCACGTCGCGGAGACGGTACATCGAACTGCAAGCGGTGAGACGGTCCCGGTCAGAACGAACGTGACGCGGGTCGAGATCGGCGGTGAACCGGTGAACGTCGGCACGATTCAGGACATCTCCGAGCTAGAACGGCGTCGCGAGCAGCTAGACGTCCTCCGTCGCGTGCTCCGACACGACCTCCGAAACCGACTCAACGTCGTCTCGGGGTACGTCGACCTCATCGAACTCGAACTCGATTCGACTGACGAGCTTCACGATCACTTCACACACATCCAGACCGAGATCGAACACCTGCTCGCGACCTCAGAGAACTCCCGTCGCCTCGAGAACCTTCTCGATGAGTCTGCGAGTGGACCGAGCCAACGAACGAAGATGGTTCGTCTGGACCGCCTGCTCGAGGAAGCGCTCGCGAGGGTTCGAACGAAGTTTCCGGGCGTCGACGTCGAGACTGTAGATCCGGGCCCGGTTCGCGTTCGCGCCGCCGAGTATCTCGGCCAGGCGATCACACACGTCCTCTCGAACGGGATCCTCCACAACGACAGCGAACGACCGCGTATCGAACTCGGCGTGACCGTCGGCGAAGAGCGTGTTGTCCTCTCGGTCGCCGACAACGGTCCGGGGATTCCGGACGAGCGGAAGGATCTCGTCTTCGGACGCGAAGAGACCGATCAGCTGCACCACGGAAACGGGTTCGGGCTCTTTTTCGTGGAGAACGTCGTCGAAGAGAGCGACGGTGAGATCTGGATCGAGGACAACGAGCCGAGAGGATCGATTTTCAAGATCGCACTCGACCTCGAGCCTCGAGCGCCGGTCGATCGAGCCGAACGCGTGTGA
- a CDS encoding cobalt-factor II C(20)-methyltransferase, which translates to MTLYGVGLGPGEADLVTVRGKRVLEAADVVYSPGRLSRSVALEHVGESKIGDLEFPMTRDEEKLRSAWKEAAAEVAPRAREGDVAFVTLGDPNVYSTFGHLRRTLAAFHPDVDLEIVPGVSAMTAFATALGVEIEAGAGLALREAAGGASPTGPDRMILFKVTDAPATHEGLVEAGYDVRYGRRLFMEQGETIITDDPADLAERDYYTLAYAEKAALEIESATAAFQADADADESTSGEGPIADGSGRPTELGSSPEPPDGGKLLDLERAEGCEHGDCGGHR; encoded by the coding sequence ATGACGCTCTACGGCGTTGGCCTCGGCCCCGGCGAGGCCGACCTCGTGACGGTCCGCGGAAAACGAGTGCTCGAGGCGGCCGACGTGGTCTACTCGCCCGGCCGACTCTCCCGGTCGGTGGCGCTCGAACACGTCGGCGAGTCGAAGATCGGCGACCTCGAGTTCCCGATGACCAGAGACGAAGAGAAACTCCGGTCTGCCTGGAAGGAGGCCGCTGCGGAGGTCGCCCCACGGGCCCGCGAAGGCGACGTGGCGTTCGTCACGCTCGGCGATCCGAACGTCTACTCGACGTTTGGCCACCTTCGGCGAACGCTCGCGGCGTTCCACCCGGACGTGGACCTCGAGATCGTCCCGGGCGTAAGCGCGATGACGGCGTTCGCGACGGCACTCGGGGTCGAGATCGAAGCCGGGGCGGGACTCGCACTTCGCGAGGCTGCTGGCGGTGCCAGCCCGACGGGGCCCGATCGGATGATCCTCTTCAAGGTTACCGACGCACCGGCCACCCACGAGGGACTCGTCGAGGCTGGCTACGACGTTCGCTACGGCAGACGGCTGTTCATGGAACAGGGTGAGACGATCATCACGGACGATCCTGCGGACCTGGCCGAACGCGATTACTACACGCTCGCCTACGCCGAGAAAGCGGCCCTCGAGATCGAATCAGCGACGGCAGCGTTCCAGGCCGACGCCGACGCTGACGAGTCGACGTCAGGAGAAGGCCCGATCGCCGACGGCAGTGGGCGTCCGACGGAGTTGGGGTCGTCACCGGAACCGCCGGACGGCGGCAAGCTACTCGATCTCGAGCGTGCAGAGGGCTGTGAACACGGTGACTGTGGAGGCCACCGATGA
- a CDS encoding DUF7857 domain-containing protein has translation MVTLESTAERSSDITMVRVRLTNTRSTVQTVQLRSVLAGPTWPARHDGVVDPRWDGDRWTVTIRPDRSRGVGFASPSQPIDPPVEVVSVARHDEASPVRSTATVLANLDGWRPTNEVLAREP, from the coding sequence ATGGTAACACTCGAATCGACTGCCGAGCGCTCGAGCGACATCACGATGGTACGGGTGCGACTCACCAACACTCGTTCGACCGTCCAGACGGTTCAGCTCCGAAGTGTACTGGCAGGGCCCACCTGGCCGGCACGGCACGATGGTGTCGTCGACCCACGCTGGGACGGCGACCGGTGGACGGTGACGATTCGGCCGGACCGAAGTCGAGGTGTGGGCTTTGCGAGCCCGTCCCAGCCGATCGATCCACCGGTCGAGGTCGTCTCGGTTGCCCGTCACGACGAGGCGAGCCCCGTCCGATCGACGGCGACGGTCCTCGCCAACCTCGACGGCTGGCGTCCGACGAACGAGGTGCTCGCGCGGGAGCCATGA
- a CDS encoding MinD/ParA family ATP-binding protein: protein MIVAVAGGKGGVGTSTTAWNLAFELEAVAVDADLTGADLPLGSGPNLHDVLGGRANPMDAVESVGGVWLLSSGRTLAGARASDLTAFGRVLERIEREYGRVVIDCRAGLARDVGVALRSADLLVLVTTPTKPALIDALRTAELAAELGTPVASAVLNLADGDGQTPLVDRLSRTLGVEVTVVERQSTVADAQAEWMPVHEHTPGAQAVGAYRSLADRLVDSYDRLERG from the coding sequence ATGATCGTCGCCGTCGCCGGCGGGAAGGGGGGCGTCGGCACGTCGACCACTGCGTGGAACCTCGCGTTTGAACTCGAGGCCGTCGCCGTCGACGCGGATCTGACGGGTGCGGATCTTCCTCTCGGGAGTGGACCGAACCTCCACGATGTCCTCGGCGGCCGGGCCAACCCGATGGACGCAGTCGAGTCCGTCGGTGGTGTGTGGCTTCTTTCGTCCGGTCGAACGCTCGCCGGCGCTCGTGCGTCGGATCTGACGGCGTTCGGTCGCGTTCTCGAGCGCATCGAGCGCGAGTACGGGCGCGTCGTTATCGACTGTCGGGCGGGACTCGCTCGGGACGTCGGCGTTGCGCTCCGAAGCGCGGATCTCCTCGTACTCGTAACGACACCGACGAAACCGGCGTTGATCGACGCGCTTCGGACGGCCGAGTTGGCCGCCGAGCTCGGAACACCGGTTGCCTCCGCCGTGTTGAATCTGGCAGACGGCGACGGTCAGACGCCGCTCGTAGATCGGCTGTCACGGACCCTCGGCGTCGAGGTGACAGTCGTCGAGCGCCAGTCGACCGTCGCCGACGCACAGGCGGAGTGGATGCCGGTACACGAGCACACACCCGGTGCCCAGGCTGTCGGCGCGTATCGCTCGCTCGCTGACCGACTCGTGGACTCGTACGACCGTCTCGAGCGTGGGTGA
- a CDS encoding DUF7125 family protein has product MIAIAGSKGGSGKSTVTLGLAEAFARAATPAIAVDADRQLPNLHVMADLERRPTVADLDRTVDITDVAQPLPRESDVGIVPAVTSAQSFEFDGLGEHAVDGHQLLLDCPSGAGPDVVDPLGEAEGAIIVASNTGRSLEAAETTIEMARRLGVPIYGVVLNRCTAVPDAVSRWSGVPILGCVPEHPSPLLNDEVRAAFDRIVETLTTQSPSDRAPPEATGGTLPTGTVELDARLDGGLEPGSIVALVASPASQAEHLLYRASGVRGTLYLSTDRSRDAVRQAIESASSGGTPPTIRHVGGEDALESTRSLVDKLPDAANLIIDPVDALERRDRRAYAAFLDALRERILETDGLAILSCLDDPPANRAATLRAADAVFELETVSGGPGTDIEHYLSVPKYRAKAGFSETIRLTFDANARVGPIEPPTRFD; this is encoded by the coding sequence ATGATCGCCATCGCTGGATCCAAAGGTGGATCTGGAAAGTCCACCGTCACCCTCGGACTCGCCGAGGCGTTCGCCCGGGCCGCCACCCCGGCGATCGCCGTCGATGCGGACAGACAGCTACCGAACCTTCACGTCATGGCCGACCTCGAGCGACGGCCGACGGTCGCGGATCTCGACCGAACGGTCGATATCACCGACGTCGCTCAGCCCCTTCCCCGCGAATCCGACGTCGGGATCGTCCCGGCGGTGACGTCGGCGCAGTCGTTCGAGTTTGACGGCCTCGGCGAACACGCCGTCGACGGACACCAACTCCTGCTCGACTGTCCCTCGGGGGCCGGACCGGACGTCGTGGACCCGCTTGGCGAAGCCGAGGGTGCGATCATCGTGGCCTCGAACACCGGCCGAAGCCTCGAGGCCGCCGAAACGACGATCGAGATGGCTCGTCGACTCGGTGTTCCCATCTACGGTGTCGTTCTCAACAGGTGTACAGCTGTTCCCGATGCCGTGAGTCGCTGGAGTGGCGTTCCGATCCTGGGGTGCGTTCCCGAGCATCCCTCGCCGCTGTTGAACGACGAAGTCAGGGCGGCGTTCGACCGGATCGTCGAGACCCTCACGACCCAGTCACCGTCGGACCGGGCACCCCCGGAAGCCACCGGCGGGACGCTCCCGACAGGGACGGTCGAACTCGACGCCCGACTCGACGGCGGACTCGAGCCGGGATCGATCGTCGCTCTCGTCGCATCTCCCGCAAGTCAGGCAGAACACCTCTTGTATCGGGCGAGCGGGGTCCGTGGGACGCTTTATCTCTCGACCGACCGATCACGGGACGCCGTCCGTCAGGCGATCGAGTCCGCCTCGAGCGGTGGTACGCCCCCCACGATCCGCCACGTCGGCGGCGAGGACGCACTCGAATCGACGCGCTCGCTCGTCGACAAACTCCCCGACGCCGCGAATCTCATCATCGATCCGGTCGACGCACTCGAGCGTCGCGACCGGCGCGCGTACGCCGCGTTCCTCGACGCGCTTCGAGAACGGATCCTCGAGACCGACGGGCTCGCGATCCTTTCGTGTCTCGACGACCCCCCTGCGAACCGAGCTGCAACGCTCCGGGCAGCCGACGCAGTGTTCGAACTCGAGACGGTCTCGGGAGGCCCTGGCACCGACATCGAACACTATCTCTCGGTACCGAAGTACCGGGCGAAAGCCGGGTTCTCCGAGACGATTCGTCTTACCTTCGACGCCAACGCTCGTGTCGGACCGATCGAGCCCCCGACGCGATTCGACTGA
- the cbiT gene encoding precorrin-6Y C5,15-methyltransferase (decarboxylating) subunit CbiT has protein sequence MSSIALPYDAKAGPTKPEVRAVVQSKLALGPDDHFAEVGSCTGAVTIEAAQRAGRVTAVERKAERLETTEKNLEANAETIRADVELRNAEAPEGVPDDADALFLGGSRNFEAVLDHAVETGVDRIVMNVSRLEVAGKAAEAFRERDILEEVVQFQVSHGYELAGATSFDSDNPVYMLVGSAGGDDRSTATDGGEVTR, from the coding sequence ATGTCATCCATCGCGCTGCCATACGACGCGAAGGCCGGACCGACGAAACCGGAGGTCCGGGCGGTCGTCCAGTCGAAACTCGCACTGGGGCCGGACGATCACTTCGCGGAGGTCGGCTCCTGTACGGGAGCCGTCACCATCGAAGCCGCCCAGCGAGCCGGACGCGTGACCGCCGTCGAGCGGAAGGCCGAACGCCTCGAGACGACCGAGAAGAACCTCGAGGCGAACGCGGAGACGATCCGGGCCGACGTCGAGTTGCGAAACGCTGAGGCACCCGAGGGCGTGCCCGACGACGCCGACGCACTCTTTCTCGGCGGCAGTCGGAACTTCGAGGCCGTCCTCGACCACGCCGTCGAAACCGGGGTCGATCGAATCGTGATGAACGTCTCCCGACTCGAGGTCGCCGGGAAGGCGGCTGAGGCGTTCCGTGAGCGCGACATTCTCGAGGAGGTCGTCCAGTTCCAGGTGAGCCACGGCTACGAACTCGCCGGGGCGACGAGTTTCGATTCGGACAACCCCGTTTACATGCTGGTCGGGAGTGCAGGCGGCGACGATCGATCCACCGCGACCGACGGCGGGGAGGTGACACGATGA
- a CDS encoding cobalt-precorrin-4/precorrin-4 C(11)-methyltransferase, translating to MTSSTDPKTDSEPDTTSDEGVQQRDPQAAIDAQSEGRRAELDDRIFEHSAGDQQEGVPFVGAGPGDPRLLTVAGKELLEAADLVVHAGSLVNSELLDAYCAQAELVNSVGKDLEELIPLMRDAYEDGDTVVRLHSGDPAIYGAALEQMDALEHEGVPTYFVPGVTSAFAASATLRTQLTLNEVANHVAITRPQGKTLTEDEDHISEFVGMGDVTTCIYLGTHAVRDTMDRLLEDGHDPETPTAVVYHASWPDEDVIVGTIETIADRVEDAGYRASALVLIGDAVTGAGYERSFLYGDWANRGSERTSE from the coding sequence ATGACGAGCAGCACCGACCCGAAGACGGACTCTGAACCGGACACGACGAGTGACGAAGGTGTCCAACAGCGCGATCCTCAGGCGGCGATCGACGCCCAGAGCGAGGGTCGCCGTGCGGAACTGGACGATCGGATCTTCGAGCATAGCGCCGGTGATCAGCAAGAGGGCGTCCCGTTCGTCGGTGCAGGACCCGGCGATCCGCGGCTGTTGACCGTCGCCGGCAAGGAACTACTCGAGGCGGCGGACCTCGTCGTCCACGCGGGCTCGCTGGTCAACAGCGAACTGCTCGATGCCTACTGTGCACAGGCCGAACTCGTGAACTCGGTGGGCAAGGACCTCGAGGAGCTAATCCCGCTGATGCGCGACGCGTACGAGGACGGCGACACCGTGGTCCGACTCCACAGCGGCGACCCCGCGATCTACGGCGCGGCGCTCGAGCAGATGGACGCGCTCGAACACGAGGGCGTCCCGACGTACTTCGTTCCGGGCGTCACTTCGGCGTTCGCCGCCAGTGCAACGCTCCGAACGCAGCTAACACTCAACGAGGTCGCAAACCACGTCGCGATCACCCGGCCACAGGGAAAAACCCTGACCGAAGACGAAGATCACATCTCCGAGTTCGTCGGGATGGGCGACGTCACGACCTGTATCTACCTCGGAACCCACGCCGTCCGGGACACGATGGATCGACTGCTCGAGGACGGCCACGACCCCGAGACACCGACAGCAGTCGTCTACCACGCCTCCTGGCCGGACGAAGACGTGATCGTCGGGACGATCGAGACCATCGCCGACCGAGTCGAAGACGCCGGCTATCGTGCGTCCGCGCTGGTGCTCATTGGCGACGCGGTGACGGGTGCGGGCTACGAGCGGTCGTTCCTCTACGGCGACTGGGCCAATCGCGGCTCAGAGCGCACGTCGGAGTGA
- a CDS encoding translation initiation factor eIF-2B: protein MIDETVEEIQEMQTHSSSVVAVNATRALEELLEREFATAEEYVRALEQNGSMLRQANPSHASLQTAIRNVVDDVVEADPDTVADAKSLTQEKIDAVVSRVESAKALAAEHAAAFLEDGATLLTHDYSSTVLEALEQATEAGKRFEVYVTEARPRYIGRKTARSLAELEGVETTLVTDSANGIYLEECDRVVVGMDCIVDDVLYNRVGTFPIAATAAQLGVPVTVLGSASKIVSEGFVFENEFRSGSEVMLEPAEGFDVLNPAYDATPVSLLESVVTDEGRIEF, encoded by the coding sequence ATGATCGACGAGACGGTCGAGGAGATACAGGAGATGCAGACACACAGCTCCTCGGTGGTCGCGGTGAACGCGACCCGGGCTCTAGAAGAGTTACTCGAGCGCGAGTTTGCGACGGCCGAAGAGTACGTCCGCGCGCTCGAGCAGAACGGATCGATGCTGCGACAGGCGAACCCGTCGCACGCCTCGTTACAGACTGCGATCCGGAACGTCGTCGACGACGTCGTCGAAGCGGACCCGGACACGGTCGCAGACGCGAAGTCACTCACCCAGGAGAAGATCGACGCGGTCGTTTCGCGGGTCGAATCAGCAAAAGCGCTAGCCGCCGAGCACGCCGCGGCGTTTCTCGAAGACGGCGCAACGTTGCTGACCCACGATTACTCGTCGACGGTGCTCGAAGCACTCGAGCAGGCGACCGAGGCGGGCAAGCGCTTCGAGGTGTACGTCACGGAGGCTCGACCGCGATACATCGGCCGGAAGACGGCACGGTCGCTGGCGGAACTCGAGGGGGTCGAAACGACGCTCGTCACCGACAGTGCCAACGGCATCTACCTCGAGGAGTGCGATCGTGTCGTCGTCGGGATGGACTGTATCGTCGACGACGTCCTGTACAACCGCGTCGGGACGTTCCCGATCGCCGCGACGGCGGCTCAACTCGGGGTCCCCGTGACGGTGCTTGGCTCGGCGTCGAAGATCGTCAGCGAGGGATTCGTCTTCGAGAACGAGTTCCGGTCGGGCAGTGAGGTGATGCTCGAACCCGCCGAGGGGTTCGACGTACTGAACCCAGCCTACGACGCGACGCCGGTCTCTCTGCTCGAAAGCGTCGTCACCGACGAAGGCCGAATCGAGTTCTGA
- a CDS encoding alpha/beta fold hydrolase: protein MAELSLDDGTLWYERTGEGPPLVFVHGGWMNGQAWQPQVEHFAEDYQVITLDVRGHGRTGPTDATRYTIDLFTDDLERLLSHLEIERPTLCGLSLGSMVVQEYLSRYPDRATGAVLAGAVRSMPPVDLPSGMKPFLSPTPALATALSLTGPRTTFRSLLVSIQGTTGEQWLSVDPAVRAQALEAVDDVSRSEFRKIFEALFRYDPSDLTGVSTPTLVVHGEQEAPLVKGQGEAIVSEVDNGQRFTFDNAGHLVNQDRPVAFNDATGAFLDRIDVA from the coding sequence ATGGCAGAACTCTCGCTCGATGACGGCACCCTCTGGTACGAACGAACCGGCGAGGGACCGCCGCTCGTTTTCGTCCACGGTGGCTGGATGAACGGACAGGCCTGGCAGCCACAGGTCGAACACTTCGCAGAGGACTACCAGGTCATCACGCTCGACGTTCGCGGACACGGACGGACCGGCCCGACCGACGCGACCCGGTACACGATCGACCTCTTTACGGACGACCTCGAGCGGTTGCTTTCTCACCTCGAGATCGAACGACCGACCCTCTGTGGACTCTCGCTGGGATCGATGGTCGTCCAGGAGTATCTCTCTCGCTATCCCGACCGGGCGACGGGAGCGGTTCTCGCCGGGGCAGTCCGGTCGATGCCGCCGGTTGACCTCCCGAGTGGGATGAAACCGTTTCTCTCCCCGACGCCAGCGCTCGCGACGGCGCTGTCACTGACCGGACCACGGACGACGTTCCGATCATTGCTGGTTTCGATCCAGGGGACGACCGGTGAACAGTGGCTTTCGGTCGACCCGGCCGTCCGGGCGCAGGCGCTCGAAGCCGTCGATGACGTCTCTCGATCCGAGTTCCGGAAGATCTTCGAGGCACTGTTCCGGTACGATCCGTCGGACCTCACCGGCGTCTCGACGCCGACGCTCGTCGTCCACGGCGAACAGGAGGCCCCACTCGTCAAAGGGCAAGGCGAAGCGATCGTTTCTGAAGTCGACAATGGCCAGCGGTTCACGTTCGACAACGCCGGTCACCTCGTCAATCAGGACCGACCGGTGGCGTTCAACGACGCGACTGGAGCGTTTCTCGACAGGATCGACGTCGCATAG
- a CDS encoding ThuA domain-containing protein has protein sequence MATVTIWNEYRHEREDDDVAAVYPEGIHETLADIFNDDHDVITATLDEPEHGLTTDVLEETDVLLWWGHEAHDEVSESVVERVHQHVLEGLGLIALHSGHYSRIFKRLMGTTCSLQYREDGATERLWVVDPGHPIANDLEESIELPQTEMYGEPFDVPEPDRLVFVSWFEGGEVFRSGCCYRRGSGRIFYFRPGHETYPIYEHDGVQRVVRNAVDWARPTDGAPRTFGERE, from the coding sequence ATGGCTACCGTAACGATCTGGAACGAGTACCGACACGAGCGCGAAGACGATGACGTCGCGGCGGTTTATCCGGAGGGGATCCACGAGACGCTCGCAGACATCTTCAACGACGACCACGACGTCATCACTGCGACGCTCGACGAACCTGAACACGGCCTTACCACGGACGTCCTCGAGGAGACCGACGTCTTGCTCTGGTGGGGCCATGAGGCCCACGACGAGGTCTCCGAGTCCGTCGTCGAACGCGTCCACCAGCATGTTCTCGAGGGGCTGGGACTGATCGCCCTCCACTCGGGCCACTACTCGAGGATATTCAAACGACTCATGGGAACGACCTGCAGCCTGCAGTACCGCGAAGACGGCGCTACAGAACGGCTCTGGGTCGTCGATCCGGGCCATCCGATCGCCAACGACCTCGAGGAATCGATCGAACTGCCCCAGACAGAGATGTACGGCGAACCGTTCGACGTGCCGGAGCCGGATCGACTCGTCTTCGTGAGCTGGTTCGAAGGCGGCGAGGTGTTCCGCAGTGGCTGTTGTTACCGGCGCGGCAGTGGGCGTATCTTTTATTTCCGACCCGGCCACGAGACGTATCCGATCTACGAACACGACGGGGTCCAACGCGTCGTTCGAAACGCCGTCGACTGGGCGCGACCGACCGACGGGGCTCCGCGGACGTTTGGCGAACGAGAGTGA
- a CDS encoding cobyrinic acid a,c-diamide synthase, whose translation MNGFVLGGVSSGVGKTVATLAIVQALEDAGYDVQPAKAGPDFIDPSHHEAIAGRPSRTLDLWLCGDDGVRRNYARGEGDICVVEGVMGLYDGDGSSTAMVAEALDLPVVLVVDAKAGMESVAATALGFQQFAAEIGRDIEVAGIVAQRAHGGRHEQGIRDALPDDLEFFGRIPPNPDLEIPDRHLGLEMGQEVTLPTGALREAAETLEADRLAAVAREPPALSSADSAPSEPVDARIAVASDAAFCFRYPATIERFRERADLVTFSPVAGDPVPDCDGVYLPGGYPELHAADLEAAGTLSELGDRASDGLPVLGECGGLMAMSQSLTTADGDRHEMAGILPADVTMHDRYQALDHVELEALDDVLTADTGGRIRGHEFHYSSADVDGDARFAFETVRGDGIDGDHDGLLEYESMGTYVHVHAESGAFDRFLETVSR comes from the coding sequence ATGAACGGATTCGTACTCGGTGGAGTCAGCTCCGGGGTCGGAAAGACTGTCGCGACGCTCGCGATCGTACAGGCGCTCGAGGACGCCGGGTACGACGTCCAGCCCGCCAAGGCAGGTCCCGACTTCATCGATCCGAGTCACCACGAGGCGATCGCCGGTCGGCCGTCACGGACGCTCGACCTGTGGCTCTGTGGTGACGACGGCGTTCGCCGGAACTACGCCCGCGGCGAGGGGGACATCTGCGTCGTCGAGGGTGTGATGGGCCTGTACGACGGTGACGGCTCGAGCACCGCGATGGTCGCCGAGGCGCTCGACCTCCCGGTCGTGCTCGTTGTCGACGCCAAAGCAGGCATGGAGAGCGTCGCGGCGACGGCACTCGGCTTCCAGCAGTTCGCCGCGGAGATCGGTCGCGACATCGAGGTCGCTGGCATCGTCGCCCAGCGCGCCCACGGCGGCCGTCACGAACAGGGCATCCGCGACGCTCTGCCGGACGACCTCGAGTTCTTCGGGCGGATTCCGCCGAATCCCGACCTCGAGATTCCCGACCGTCACCTCGGCCTCGAGATGGGTCAGGAGGTGACGCTCCCGACCGGGGCGCTGCGCGAGGCCGCGGAGACGCTCGAGGCCGATCGACTCGCAGCCGTCGCGCGCGAGCCCCCGGCGCTGTCGTCGGCAGACTCGGCACCGTCGGAGCCAGTCGACGCCCGCATCGCCGTCGCCAGCGACGCCGCCTTCTGCTTCCGATATCCCGCGACGATCGAACGCTTCCGCGAGCGGGCCGATCTCGTCACGTTCTCACCCGTCGCGGGCGATCCCGTTCCCGACTGCGACGGCGTTTACCTCCCCGGTGGCTACCCGGAACTCCACGCCGCCGACCTCGAGGCCGCCGGCACACTCTCGGAACTCGGCGACCGCGCGAGCGATGGCCTCCCCGTCCTGGGCGAATGTGGTGGCCTGATGGCGATGAGCCAATCACTGACGACCGCCGACGGCGACCGTCACGAGATGGCGGGCATCCTCCCGGCGGACGTCACCATGCACGACCGCTATCAGGCGCTCGACCACGTCGAACTCGAGGCGCTCGACGATGTACTGACGGCCGACACCGGCGGACGGATTCGCGGCCACGAGTTCCACTACTCGAGCGCCGACGTCGACGGCGACGCCCGCTTCGCCTTCGAGACGGTCCGCGGCGACGGCATCGACGGCGACCACGACGGCCTGCTCGAGTACGAGTCGATGGGGACCTACGTCCACGTTCACGCCGAAAGCGGGGCGTTCGATCGGTTCCTCGAGACCGTTTCCCGGTGA